In Aeromicrobium sp. A1-2, the DNA window TCCGTAGCCGGCCCTGACACCACCGATGTCGACGATGTCGGCACCGTCGCGCACGGCCTCCGCGAGCCGCTCGAGCGCCGGCTCGAGGTCGAACGTGGCGCCGTTGTCGTAGAACGAGTCGGGTGTGCGGTTGATGATCGCCATCAGCGCCAGATCGGTGGGCGCGAACGATCTTGTGCCCAGGCGCACGGTGTCCGGGGCAGGTGGCAGAGTCACACCCGTGAGCGTAACCACTGGACCCGATGCCATCGTCAGATGTCCGTGGGGCGACGATCCGGCGATGATCAGCTATCACGACACCGAGTGGGGTCGCGAGCTGCGCGGCGACCGTGAACTGTTCGAACGGATGTCTCTCGAGGCCTTCCAGTCGGGTCTCTCGTGGGCCATCATCCTGCGCAAGCGTGAGCACTTCCGCGAGGCCTTTGCCGGCTTTGATCCCGCCGCCGTGGCGGCATTCGGTGACGCTGACGTCGCCCGTCTGCTCGGTGACGCCGGCATCGTCCGCAACCGGCTCAAGATCGAGGCGACGATCAGCAATGCCCGCACCCTGCTCGCGCTCGACGAGTCGTTCAGCGACCTGCTCTGGTCGTTCGCGCCTGCGCCGGCTCCGGCGCCGACGTCGTACGCCGACGTTCCGGCGACGACGGAGGAGTCGATCGCGATGGCCAAGGCGCTCAAGCGGCGGGGCTTCCGATTCGTCGGTCCGACCACGGCATACGCCCTGATGCAGGCCACCGGGATGGTCAACGACCACCTGGCCGGGTGCGTAGCCCGCACCCGTTCCTGAGGCCTGCGCTCGACCTCATGTGTCACACCCGTCCCAACCTCGACAGGCGTGGCTCCACTGAATCGGGGCTCCGGCAGCCTACGATCCGTGGCATGGCATCAACTCGAAGAATCCCCCGGTCCCGCAGGGCACTCGGCGCCACGGCGCTGCTGATCTCGGCCGTTCTGGTGGCGGTTGTGGGCATCGCGGTGTCGACCGTGCCCGTCCTGATCGCAGCGACGGCCTATTCCGTCCTCTCGGGGGTGGTCGCAGCCCGGTTGCTGTCGACCGAGCTGATCCTGCGCCGCCGCGAGTGGGCGCTCGAACGTTCCGGCATGATCGATGACAACCGGGAGGTTGCCGTCACCCGGTCTCGCGAGCACATCGCGTTCGCCGAGCAGATGGGATCGCGCGTCCGACTGCGCGATGCTCAGCTCGCCACCCTGCGAGACTCGCTGGTCACCGCCGAGATCCAGATGGCACGCGCTCGCGAGCGGCTGTCGGAGGAGCGGGCACGCAGCCAGGCGCTGCAGGCCGACGTCGACTCCGCGCAGTCCGACCTCGAGTCGGCACGCGTCGACCTGCGTAACGCCAGTGACGCCCTCGCCGCGAGCGAGAGCGCCGAGCTGCAGGCCCGCGCCGAGATCCTGGCGTGGGAAGAGTCTGCCTCCGAGGCAGCCCGCATGCAGAGCGACCGCAAGCTCGCCTGAGGCTAGCGGCCGGTGAAGACCGGCTTCTCCTTGGCCAGGAAGGCCTGCACCGCCGCGAGATGATCCGCCGACGCTCCCGTCAGCGCCATCTTCTGGGCCTCGTGCTCGAGCGAGGACGGCAGGTCGTGCGTCGCGGAGAAGGCGAGCGCGCGCTTGATCGAGGCCAGCGCCAGGGTGGGGCCGTCGGCCAGCGACCTGGCCAGCGTGGCGATCTCGGCCTCGAATGCGTCATCGTCCACGACCGTGGTCGCCAGGCCCAGGGCGTACGCCTCGTCGGCGGGGATCGTGCGCGGCTGCATCAGCAGTTCCGTCGCCTTGCCGTGGCCGACCAGGCGGGGGAGCGTCCAGGACGCGCCGGTGTCACAGGACAGCGCGATGCCGGCGAACGCCAGGTTGAATCCGGCCGATCGACGCAGGATGCGGAAGTCGGCGGCGAACGCCAGCGACGAACCGGCGCCGGCCGCGATGCCGTTGACCGCGGCGATCACGGGCTTGGGCATCGTCGCGATGGCGGTCACGGTGGGGTTGTAGTGCTCCATGACGGTGTCACCGAGGGAGGGCGAGTCGCCGGTCAGCTCGGCGACATGCTCCTTGAGGTCCTGGCCCACGCAGAAAGCCCGCCCGGTGCCGGTGAGGACCACGCAGCGCACGGCGCTGTCAGCGGCCGCTGCGTGCATCGCATCCCGCAGCGCGACCTTCGTGGATAGTGTCAGGCTGTTCATCGCGTCGGGCCGGTTGAGCGTCACCGTGGCGACGCCATCGGCCACGTCGTAGGTGACGGGCGGTGTGCTGAGATTGCTCATGGGTGCCTCCAGTGGGGACTGCGGTCGGACGCGCTCGGGCCATAGGCGATAATAGGGGGCACGCTTCCCGCTGGATCGGCGGGAGCAACAGATCGAGAGGGGTACTGATGGCGGCCATGAAGCCACGGACCGGAGACGGCCCGATGGAGGTCACCAAGGAGGGACGTTGCATCGTGATGCGCGTTCCACTCGAGGGCGGCGGACGACTTGTTGTCGAGCTGAACAACGAGGAAGCGGCGACCTTGGGCGATCAGCTCAAAGCGGTCTGATGTACGGCCTGACCGTTCGCTGGTCACTGGCCGACGCTCCCAAGGGGACGGTCAAGGCTCTGCGTGCCTACGTGGAGGAGGAGTCGTTCGCCCGGTTCGCCGGGCTGGACGGTCTGCGCTTCAAGACGTGGCGCGTCCGCAAGGGCGAGTGGTTCGAGGGCAACTACGTGTTCGTCTCGACCGAGGCCCGGAAGGCCTTTCAAGCCGACTTCGAGCAGGCCGCGGCGGACTCTGCGGGCTCCAAGATCATCGGCAGTGCGCCGGTCACGATCGAGGCCTGCGAGATCGTCGCGGTCGTGCGCGGGCCGGCAGGCTTCCGGTCGTCGTCGAGTTTCGAGCACGAGAAGAAGGACCCGGAGGACTGACTCCCGCGCTGGGGTGGTGGGTCAGAGCAGCTGGGCGGCCAGCAGGCCGTCTCCCACCGGAAGCAGCACGCTGCGCAGTCGCTCGTCGTTCCTGACGCGCTGCACGACCTCGCGGATCGCGGCCGTCTCCGGATCGCGCTGCGCGGGGTCGGCGACGCGATCGTGCCACAGCGCGTTGTCGAACACGATGATTCCGCCGGGCCGCACGAGGCGCATCGACTGTTCGAGGTATTCGCCGTACTCAACCTTGTCGCCGTCGAGGAACACGACGTCGTAGCCAGCGTCGGTCAGCCTGGGCATGACGTCGAGGCCAGATCCGGCGATGAGCCGGAAGCGCTGCGGTGCGTAGCCGGCGTCGGTGAAGGTCTCTCGGGCGAGCCGTTGGTGCTCGGCCTCGAGATCGACCGAGGTCAGCACGCCGTCGGGTTGCATGCCGCGCATGAGCCACAAGCCTGAGACGCCCGTGCCGGTGCCGATCTCGGCAACCGCCTTGGCCTGCACTGCCGAGGCGAGGAACGACAGTGCCGCACCCGCTCCCGGTCCGACCGGCACGACGCCGACCTCGTCGGCGCGCACTCTCGCAGCGGCGAGATGCTCGTCCTCGCTCAGGAAGTCCTCGGCATAGGCCAGGCTGGCTGCGGTGGTGATGGTCGGCTCCTCGGTCGGGGTGGTGAAGCAAATCCTATCGGCGAGCGAGCCGTGTAGCCGGGAGGCTCCGCTGATGAATCTGGGGAACAGTCAGGTGATTCAGTGCGTTCTCTCAGGTACAAGGGCAACGATCTACTCATGAAGGTAGAGGACGTGGACACGGCAACGCTCAACTGGGACGACATCGTGGCGGATCACTCCGCCCGTGTCTACCGGCTCGCGTACCGTCTGACCGGCAACCGCCAGGATGCCGAGGACCTGACACAGGACGTGTTCATCCGCGTCTTCCGCTCGCTCGACAGCTACGAGCCCGGCAACTTCCCGGGCTGGCTGCACCGCATCACGACCAACCTGTTCCTCGATCGCGTGCGTCGCAAGTCGCGTCTGCGCATGGACGGCTTCTATGAAGGCGCCGAGGACAAGCTGCTGAGCTCGGAGATCCTGCCCGAGTCCGCGGTGCACGATGCCAACTTCGATCCAGACATCGAGCTCGCACTGGGATCATTGTCCGATGAGTTCCGGGTGGCCGTCGTGCTGTGCGACATCGAAGGGCTGTCGTACGAGGAAATCTCCGACGTCCTGGGCATCAAGCTGGGCACGGTCCGGTCCCGCATCCACCGCGGTCGGACACAGCTGCGTGAGTCGCTCGCGCATCGCGCCCCCCGTCAGGGACGCACCCGATTCGTGGGACCGATCGGGGTCTGATGACTCATCTGGGTGCAGACGTTGCTGCGTTCGTCGACGGGCAGCTCTCCGAGCCCGCGACGCGCGAGGCGATGTCGCACCTGCAGGAGTGCGATGGCTGCGCGAAGGCGGTGCGCCAGCAGCGGCTGCTCAAGTCACGTATGTCGACGGTTGCCAGTCCCGAACCGCCCCCGGCCTTGCTGGCCTCGCTGTCCGGGCTGGCGCACTCGCCGGTTGCACATCACGGCCGGTGGGAGCGGGTGCGTCGCTCGGCGTCGTTCCGGGCCGGCATCGTGCTGGTCAGCGCTTCCGTGGCGGTGGTTGCCACCGCATATGCCGTCGGCGGCGCGGAACGGCGCCTCGGCGACGAGGTCGCTCCGCCGTTCCAGCGCTATGCCGCCGACTTCCGCGGACCCGCGACGGTGCAGGCCAGCAACGTGATCTCCGAGACCAGGCTGGACGAGCTGGACGGTGCGGGCTGGCCGTGCCACGTGACTCTCGCCGGTGACCTGCATCGCACCTCGGGGACGTACGCCGATCGGGGGGCGGTCGTGGCGCTGAGCTATTCCAACGACGACGCTAGGCTCAACCTGTTCGAGCAGAACGGATCGCTCGATCTGGACAGCGTCAAGGGTTTCGAACCCACCCGCATGGGCGGCTCGGAGGTCTTCGTGCGCGACGGGACGCCGTTGGTCGTGACGTGGGACGACGATGGCGTGGTCTACACCGTCGTCACAGATGCCGATGAGGAGCGAGTCGTGCAGGCCGTGTCACAGCTGCCCCGCGGCGCGTACGACCGGACACCGCCTGAGCGGATCCGGGGCGGGCTCCACCGGATGTCGGCCTGGCTCGGCGCGGCCTGAACGGCGCCTACCAGAAGTGGCATCCCAGCGGTAGATCCAAAGTGACTACCCAAAGATGATCCGTAACACATTCGACTTCTGACAGTTGTCTCGGTCAACTGCACACAGGTGTGCGCTGACCCTCTCAGGAGCCCGGATGACGAACGTCGAATTGCCCCGACACCGCTCGGATCGGCGGCGGCCACGCCGGCGCATCGCGGCGCTTGCCGCGGTCAGCGGGCTAGCCCTCGGCACCTTGTCGTTCGCCGGGGCGCAGGGAGCGATCAGCACCCTGACGAACGGACAGACGATCTCGGGCATCGTGGCGGTCAACGATTCCCGCGGCGGCGAGGAGAACTGCACCTTCAGCGATCCCAGCAAGTCGCGTCTCTCGGTCACTCGTGTCACCGACGGCGCTGTGGTGCACACCGCCAGCCGCAGCGGAGCCGGTGCCCTGAGCAGCTCGTGGAACACCGTGGGCCAGCCCCTGGGTCAGTATCGCGTCCGTTCCTGGGCGACGGACGGCAAGAAGTCTGGCTTCGGCAACCTCGGGTGCACAACCCAGTCCGAGGTCCAGCTGTCAGACCTGACGGTCAGGCTCGAGAACAAGGCCGCGGTCGCTGTCACGACGCCGGCCCACGTCGTGACGGGTGAGTCGTTGCCGGTCACCGTCACCACCAGCGTGCACGCCGACGGCATCAGCAACCTGGCACTTGGCGGCCGCTCGGTCACGGTGACGGTGCCCGGCGTCGGAGAAGACACCGTCGTCACCGACGCAGACGGTCGTGCGACGACGTCATTGGACCTTCCTGATCTGGATGCTGGCGCCCTGACGGTGACCGCGGCTGTGGCCGACGACGCGACCTACGTGGGGGAGAGTGGCACCGCGACCACGACCCTCGACCTGCGCACCTCAGGGACGACGTACATCGGATCCACCCGGGCACAACCAGGCGCGAGCACGACCCTCAAGGCTCGTCTCGTCGATCGCACACCGGGCAGCGCGCGCAATGGCCGCCCGATCGCCGACGCGCCCGTGACACTGCGGCTTGCGGACGACGCCGGCGACAGCACGACCGGCACCAGCGGCACGGCTGCTCGCAGCGTCCCGGTCGCAGGCCAGAGCCGCACCGAGACCGCCGCTGCGACCTACGCGGGCGACTCGGTCTGGACGCCCAGCAAGGACTCGGTCACGTTCTACGTCGGTGATGCCGCCGCGACGACCGCACCGGTCGAGCACGGCCTGGTCGGCGGTCTGACCCGCACACTGGGTGGCCTCCTGCAGGACCTCGGCGTGTTCATCGCCCAGCCGATCGGCACGACTCCCGTCGCCGGTCTGTCGGTCGACGAGCTCTTCGCCACGCTCGGCAGCCTGCTGGGCGAGCTCGGCAACGACGTCGGCAAGTCCGGCGACCCGATCGACGCGACCGTCGACGGTCTGCTGGCCGGCCTGGCCAAGGACTCCCCGCTGGGCGCGCTCGTCGACACCGCGCGCTTCACGTGGCGCAGCGTCTACATGGATCCGGACGGCGCGGCCCGCGCCAAGGAGTTCGGTGCGACGATCGGTATCCCTCAGCCGCTCGACGTGACCGGCGACGGTCGGCCCGACCTGCTTGCCCTGGTCGACCTGACCGGCGAGGGCGGAAACATCGTCCCGCGGATCCAGGTCACGAAGACCAACGGCGCGCCAGCCAGCCTGCCGCTGAGCCTGCAGGCGTTGCTGACGCTGCCGAACGATCCCACGACGTACCGATTCGGCTATGACACCCGCACGAGCACGGCTCCTCCCGGATTCTCTGCGCTCATCCTGTTGGGCGACGGCGGAGCCGGGCTCGAGGTAGCCGCGAGCGGCGATGCCGCAGTGGCAGTCACGGGCGCCATCACTCCGGACAACGGTCTCGCGGCGGTGCCGCCCAGCGGCTCCGGCGACCCGGCCGACCTCGACGGCGATCCGCTCGAGGTCCCGAGCGGACTGGCGCCGGAGGAGCAGCGGTTCGGTGTCTCGTTCGACCGGGCGCCGGCAAGTGCACGCATCGCGCTTGACCTGTCGGGAGGTTCGGTCGACTCGCAGAACATCGCGGCAACGTTCACGACCGACGCACCGACCACGGTCGGGGTGGAGCTGGCCGACGACTCGGGCGGCGACCAGATCTTCCTCGCGGATGCATCGTTCGCCAAGATCGACGGCACCCTGGCACTGGCGCTCAAGGGCACCGAGGCCAGTGGCCTGACTGCATCGCTGCACGGTGACGCCGGGCTCGACCAGGTCAACGTACGGGCTCGTACGCTCGACGCCGGACGGACCGCGAGCGACATCATCCTCGGTCTGGAGGACGTTCCCGACACGATCGACTTCGCCCTGGGTGCCGAGGGCGCGGGCAGCCTGACCGCCAGCGGCGCGATCGGTGTCTTCGGTGCCGGCTACAGCAGCGGCGGCGAGATCGTGACATTGGACGACGCGGCCTACCTGCGACTGCTGACGCAGGGTGATCACCAGTCGGTCGCCGTGCGTCTGCCCGGGTTCGAGGGTATGTCGCTGGATCTGCAGGACACCGTCGCGCTCAACCTGACGATGGCTCCGACCCCGCTGCGTGCCCTGGTCGAGCAGGAGTCGCTGACCCTGGACGCCAAGATCCTCGACGCACCACACGAGCTGGGTCTTGCGCTGTCACCTGATGGCGCAGTACGGGTCGAGGGATCCTCCGCGATCGACCAGGTCCTCATCAACGCCGAGGATGAGTCAGGAAGCCTGTTGGGTGCGACCCACCTCGACGTCGCGCTGACGGACATCCCGCATGTGCTCTCAGTCGAGGTCGGCGACGCCGGTGTCGGCTTTGACACCGCCGGCGAGCCGGTCGGGCTCGTCGAGGTCGACGCCCACTCGGGCAACCCGATCTCGATTCCCGGTGACGGCGATGGTCTGGTCATGGACCAGACGGGAGACTCCACCCGTCTGGCTGCACGGATCAGCGGGCTGCGCAAGATCTCCGCGGAGCTCGACTCGACGCCCGAGCTACTCCTGGACACCGTCGCTGGCAAGATCTTCACGGTCCGGCTGGACGACGGTGCTGACAGCGTCAACGCGACGATCGATCACCTCGTGCCCAACATGCGGCTCGGTCTGGTGGACGACGGGTCTGGTGCACAACGACTCGACTACTCGGCAGCGGAGTCGACCAACAGCCTGACATTCGATCTGGGTGGTCTCAGTGGATCGATCGCCGGACCGTTGCCGGCGCAGCTGCGGGTCTGCATGGCCGACGACGAGGCGTGCCTGCCCGGCGTCGGCATCGAGGACCCGGCGTTGGGCTCGGTGCAGTTCGTCGCCAGCGAATACACGACGCTGAATCTCGTGGACTCAGCCGGTGGCCTGTCGGCACAGAACCTGCGGTTGCAGCGCCTCGACCTGACCGGCAACCTCGACACCGAGGACGGCGGCCCGATCTACCTCAACACCACGGAGTTCGACGGTGCATGTGGTTTCGACGGCTGCGAGCACCCGATCCTGGGTGGCAAGATCAACGCCGACCTGGGCACGGCGCAGCTGGAGTTCACACCTGGCAACGGCTTCTCGGCCGTTGACGCGGTGACTGACCTGGTGCCGACCAAGCTCTTCGGTCAGACGACCGGGGTCAAGGCGACGGGTGGCACCGGCATCGTGCGGTGCGTGTCCGCGACGGCGCTCAAGGTCACGGTCAAGGTCATCGGCATACCGATCACGCTGAACCTGCGTGATGCGATCTGCGACGTGCCCAACCGGGTCCCGCGCACACCGTAACCCCATCAGCAGCACGAAGGCCGACCGTCGATGACGGTCGGCCTTCGTGTCTGTCCGGCGGGTTCGGCTAGGTCGACTCGGGGTCGTACGGTGGCGTCTCGCCGGGACGCAGGATCCGGCTCTCCTTGGTGGCGGCCGGAGTCGTGTCGTCGTCGTCGAGGAAGTTGCGGCGCACGATCTCGCGCGGATCGAGGTCGCGGAGGTTGAGACCAGACAGGTCCTCGCCGAGCTCGCGTCCGAGGTCGTTCTTGGCGTTGTCGGCCATCTGGCGGAGCGTTCGCACGAAACCACCGGCCTGCTTGGCCAGCTCGGGCAGCTTGTCCGGGCCGAACACGAGCATGGCGACGACCAGGACGACCCCGATCTCTGGCAGCCCCATGCCGAGCATGTGGCCTGCCTACAGCCGTCCGGCCGGGGCGAGGCCCAGCTGCATGCCGGCGAGGCCACGGGAACGGCCGCTGAGCTGATCGGCGGCAGCCTGCAGGATCGTGGCCGCCACGGACTCCGGGTCGGCCTCGATGATCGGGTTGCCGATGTCGCCGCCCTCGCGGAGCTCCTGGTCGAGCGGGATCTGGCCCAGCATCGGCACGTCGTAGCCGAACCGGGCGCTGAGTGCCTCGGCGACCCGAGCGGCTCCGCCGGATCCGAAGATCTCCATGCGGTCGCCGTTGGGGAGCTGGAGGTAGGACATGTTCTCGATGACGCCCACCACGCGCTGGTGCATCATCGAGGCCATCGTGCCAGCACGTTCGGCGATGTCGGCGGCAGCGGGCTGCGGGGTCGTGACGACGAGGACCTCGGCGTTGGG includes these proteins:
- a CDS encoding DNA-3-methyladenine glycosylase I: MSVTTGPDAIVRCPWGDDPAMISYHDTEWGRELRGDRELFERMSLEAFQSGLSWAIILRKREHFREAFAGFDPAAVAAFGDADVARLLGDAGIVRNRLKIEATISNARTLLALDESFSDLLWSFAPAPAPAPTSYADVPATTEESIAMAKALKRRGFRFVGPTTAYALMQATGMVNDHLAGCVARTRS
- a CDS encoding enoyl-CoA hydratase-related protein, producing MSNLSTPPVTYDVADGVATVTLNRPDAMNSLTLSTKVALRDAMHAAAADSAVRCVVLTGTGRAFCVGQDLKEHVAELTGDSPSLGDTVMEHYNPTVTAIATMPKPVIAAVNGIAAGAGSSLAFAADFRILRRSAGFNLAFAGIALSCDTGASWTLPRLVGHGKATELLMQPRTIPADEAYALGLATTVVDDDAFEAEIATLARSLADGPTLALASIKRALAFSATHDLPSSLEHEAQKMALTGASADHLAAVQAFLAKEKPVFTGR
- a CDS encoding DUF3117 domain-containing protein — its product is MAAMKPRTGDGPMEVTKEGRCIVMRVPLEGGGRLVVELNNEEAATLGDQLKAV
- a CDS encoding O-methyltransferase; its protein translation is MTTAASLAYAEDFLSEDEHLAAARVRADEVGVVPVGPGAGAALSFLASAVQAKAVAEIGTGTGVSGLWLMRGMQPDGVLTSVDLEAEHQRLARETFTDAGYAPQRFRLIAGSGLDVMPRLTDAGYDVVFLDGDKVEYGEYLEQSMRLVRPGGIIVFDNALWHDRVADPAQRDPETAAIREVVQRVRNDERLRSVLLPVGDGLLAAQLL
- the sigE gene encoding RNA polymerase sigma factor SigE, producing the protein MKVEDVDTATLNWDDIVADHSARVYRLAYRLTGNRQDAEDLTQDVFIRVFRSLDSYEPGNFPGWLHRITTNLFLDRVRRKSRLRMDGFYEGAEDKLLSSEILPESAVHDANFDPDIELALGSLSDEFRVAVVLCDIEGLSYEEISDVLGIKLGTVRSRIHRGRTQLRESLAHRAPRQGRTRFVGPIGV
- a CDS encoding anti-sigma factor, encoding MTHLGADVAAFVDGQLSEPATREAMSHLQECDGCAKAVRQQRLLKSRMSTVASPEPPPALLASLSGLAHSPVAHHGRWERVRRSASFRAGIVLVSASVAVVATAYAVGGAERRLGDEVAPPFQRYAADFRGPATVQASNVISETRLDELDGAGWPCHVTLAGDLHRTSGTYADRGAVVALSYSNDDARLNLFEQNGSLDLDSVKGFEPTRMGGSEVFVRDGTPLVVTWDDDGVVYTVVTDADEERVVQAVSQLPRGAYDRTPPERIRGGLHRMSAWLGAA
- a CDS encoding sec-independent translocase is translated as MLGMGLPEIGVVLVVAMLVFGPDKLPELAKQAGGFVRTLRQMADNAKNDLGRELGEDLSGLNLRDLDPREIVRRNFLDDDDTTPAATKESRILRPGETPPYDPEST